AACAGGTTTGTACCTGTAACGCCTGTTTTTTTTGCAGCCATTTTAAAATATTTTCGGAATTGTTTTTCCAGTATTCCATAAATTCGACGAACTTTCTGCTTTTCTCTAAGGTGAATTCCATAATCACTCAAACGTTTACGGAATCTCTTTCCACTTCCATGATCGCCAGGAATATAGGCACGACGTTCAAAAGCACATTTATCGCTGTTGCAGCGTGCGCCTTTGATAAAAAGTTTAGTGCCTTCTCTTCTACATAATTTACATGATGGTCCAGTATATCTAGCCATATCTACACCTTTATACTCTTCTAGTTTTTCTGGGTCTGCAGCCGTTGTGTGGAATCGGAGTTGTATCTGTGATCATAGTGATCTGCAAACCGTTTGCATCTAAAGACCTGATAGCAGATTCACGGCCGCCACCGGGTCCTTTCACAACTACTTGAACTTTATTTATTCCCATATCCAAAGCTGCTTTTGCAACTTCTTCGGCAGCTAACTGTGCTGCAAATGGGGTACTCTTCTTGGATCCCTTGTAACCGATCTTACCGCCAGAAGACCATGTAAGAACGTTTCCGGCTTTATCGGAAAGAGAAACTATGGTGTTATTGAAGCTGGAATGAATGCTGGCAACACCTTCGTTGAACGAAAGTCTTACTCGCTTCTTTTTTGCTCTTGTTTTTGCTTTTTTTGCCATTATAGTCTCCTATTTCCTCTTTCCTGCACCAGAACCTTTTCTGCGTCCACGTCTTGTTTTAGCATTGGTATGAGTTCTTTGTCCTCTTACCGGCATGTTTTTCTTATGACGCTGACCACGATAGCAATCGATCTCCATTAAACGTTTGATATCCATTGCTGTCTGAGTTCTGAGTTCACCTTCCACGATATAATCGTTTTGGATGAGTTCTCGGATAAGTTTTTCTTCTTCCAGAGAAAGATCTTTCACTTTTTTATTTTCATCAATGTTAACTTTACTAAGGATTTCGCGGGAAGTTGTCCTTCCAATCCCATAGATATAGGTAAGTCCGATAAGAACTCTTTTGTCCCTAGGTAATTCGACTCCTGCTATATGTGCCAAGCTCAGCCCTCCTTTTATTTAACCTTGACGCTGCTTATGTTTGGGGTTTGCAGGGCAGATAACCCTGATAACACCATTTCGCTTGATTATTCTGCAATCTTTGCAGATCTTTTTTACAGATGCTTGAACTTTCATCATCATCTCCTAATTTATAAAATCATTTATAACGGTAAATTATTCTCCCTCTGTTTAAATCGTAGGGAGATAATTCAACTTTAACTTTATCACCTGGCAATATCCGGATGTAGTGCATTCTCATTTTGCCGGAACTATGCGCCAGAATCTCGTGTCCGTTTTCTAATTCCACTCTAAATGTGGTGTTCGGTAACGCTTCAGTTACCACACCTTCTACTTCGATCACACCTTCTTTTGCCACCATAGATCATCTCCTGTACAGAGTTAAGATTTCCGGCTCATTTTTCCCTATCAGGATCGTATGCTCAAAATGCGCCGACAATGAGTTATCTTCCACAAAAAATTCCCAACCTTTTTCGATAACACGGTTGGTTCCGATATTAACCATTGGTTCTATTGCAATTGTCATTCCACTTTTCAGGCGCGGACCTTTTCCGGCAGCACCAAAATTGGGAACGGCAGGATCTTCGTGCAGTCTGCTTCCGATTCCATGACCGGTAAGACTGTCAGCTACAAAATAGCCGTTTTTCATCACAAACGATCCAATTGCATAAGAAATATCACCGACTCTATTTCCTTCT
This region of Candidatus Cloacimonadota bacterium genomic DNA includes:
- the rpsK gene encoding 30S ribosomal protein S11 encodes the protein MAKKAKTRAKKKRVRLSFNEGVASIHSSFNNTIVSLSDKAGNVLTWSSGGKIGYKGSKKSTPFAAQLAAEEVAKAALDMGINKVQVVVKGPGGGRESAIRSLDANGLQITMITDTTPIPHNGCRPRKTRRV
- the rpsM gene encoding 30S ribosomal protein S13 translates to MAHIAGVELPRDKRVLIGLTYIYGIGRTTSREILSKVNIDENKKVKDLSLEEEKLIRELIQNDYIVEGELRTQTAMDIKRLMEIDCYRGQRHKKNMPVRGQRTHTNAKTRRGRRKGSGAGKRK
- the rpmJ gene encoding 50S ribosomal protein L36, with product MKVQASVKKICKDCRIIKRNGVIRVICPANPKHKQRQG
- the infA gene encoding translation initiation factor IF-1 codes for the protein MVAKEGVIEVEGVVTEALPNTTFRVELENGHEILAHSSGKMRMHYIRILPGDKVKVELSPYDLNRGRIIYRYK